In Canis lupus familiaris isolate Mischka breed German Shepherd chromosome 9, alternate assembly UU_Cfam_GSD_1.0, whole genome shotgun sequence, a single window of DNA contains:
- the NSMF gene encoding NMDA receptor synaptonuclear signaling and neuronal migration factor isoform X7 yields MGAAASRRRALRSEAMSSVAAKVRAARAFGEYLSQSHPENRNGADHLLADAYSGHDGSPEMQPAPQNKRRLSLVSNGRYEGSLSEEAVGGQPASEGPQPRVYTISGEPALLPSPEAEAIELAVVKGRRQRERHPHHHSQPLRASPGGSREDVSRSCQSWAGSRQGSKECPGCAQLAPGPSPSPRTFGLDQPPLPEATNRRKKLERMYSVDRVSDDVPIRTWFPKENLFSFHTATTTMQAVFRGYAERKRRKRENDSASVIQRNFRKHLRMVGSRRVKAQTFAERRERSFSRSWSDPTPMKADTSHDSRDSSDLQSSHCTLGEAFEDLDWETEKGLEAVACDTEGFVPPKVMLISSKVPKAEYIPTIIRRDDPSIIPILYDHEHATFEDILEEIEKKLNVYHKGAKIWKMLIFCQGGPGHLYLLKNKVATFAKVEKEEDMIHFWKRLSRLMSKVNPEPNIIHIMGCYILGNPNGEKLFQNLRSLMTPYRVTFESPLELSAQGKQMIETYFDFRLYRLWKSRQHSKLLDFEDVL; encoded by the exons ATgggcgccgccgcctcccggaGGAGGGCGCTCAGGAGCGAGGCCATGTCCTCGGTGGCGGCCAAAGTGCG AGCAGCCCGAGCATTTGGCGAGTACCTGTCCCAGAGTCACCCTGAGAATCGGAATGGTGCAG ACCACCTGCTGGCGGATGCCTACTCTGGCCACGACGGGTCCCCCGAGATGCAGCCTGCCCCCCAGAACAAGCGCCGCCTCTCCCTCGTCTCCAACGGCCGCTACGAGGGCAGCCTCTCAGAGGAGGCTGTTGGTGGGCAGCCGGCCAGTGAGGGCCCCCAGCCCCGTGTGTACACCATCTCTGGGGAGCCGGCCCTTCTGCCCAGCCCGGAGGCCGAGGCCATTGAGCTGGCTGTGGTGAAGGGGCGGAGGCAGCGGGAGCGGCACCCCCACCACCACAGCCAGCCCCTGCGTGCCAGCCCGGGGGGGAGCCGAGAGGACGTCAGCAGGTCCTGCCAGAGCTGGGCAGGCAGCCGCCAGGGCTCTAAGGAGTGTCCTGGATGCGCCCAGCTGGCCCCTGGTCCAAGCCCCTCCCCTCGGACCTTTGGGCTGGACCAGCCACCTCTGCCTGAGGCCACCAACCGCCGCAAGAAGCTGGAGAGGATGTACAGTGTCGATCGTGTGTCTG ATGACGTCCCCATCCGTACCTGGTTCCCCAAGGAAAATCTCTTCAGCTTCCATACAGCAACCACAACTATGCAAGC GGTGTTCAGGGGCTACGCGGAGAGGAAGCGCCGGAAACGGGAGAATGATTCCGCGTCTGTAATCCAGAG GAACTTCCGCAAACACCTGCGCATGGTCGGCAGCCGGAGGGTGAAGGCCCAGA CGTTCGCTGAGCGGCGGGAGCGGAGCTTCAGCCGGTCCTGGAGCGATCCCACCCCCATGAAAGCCGACACTTCTCACGACTCCCGAGACA GTAGTGACCTGCAGAGCTCGCACTGCACCCTGGGGGAGGCCTTTGAGGATCTGGACTGGGAGACTGAGAAGGGCCTGGAGGCTGTGGCCTGTGACACCGAGGGCTTTGTGCCCCCCAAGGTCATG CTCATCTCCTCCAAGGTACCCAAAGCTGAATACATCCCGACCATCATCCGCAGGGACGACCCATCCATCATCCCCATCCTCTAT GACCACGAGCATGCGACTTTTGAGGACATCCTGG AGGAAATAGAGAAGAAGCTGAATGTCTACCACAAGGGGGCCAAGATCTGGAAGATGCTGATCTTCTGCCAG GGTGGGCCCGGACACCTGTACCTGCTCAAGAACAAGGTGGCCACGTTTGCCAaagtggagaaagaagaggacaTGATCCA CTTCTGGAAGCGGTTGAGCCGCTTGATGAGCAAAGTGAACCCAGAGCCAAACATCATCCACATCATGGGCTGCTATATTCTGGGGAATCCCAACGGGGAGAAG CTCTTCCAGAATCTCAGGAGCCTCATGACCCCATACAGGGTCACCTTCGAGTCCCCATTGGAGCTGTCAGCCCAAG GGAAGCAGATGATCGAGACCTACTTTGATTTCCGGCTGTACCGCCTGTGGAAGAGCCGCCAGCACTCGAAGCTGCTGGATTTCGAGGACGTGCTCTGA
- the NSMF gene encoding NMDA receptor synaptonuclear signaling and neuronal migration factor isoform X14, with the protein MGAAASRRRALRSEAMSSVAAKVRAARAFGEYLSQSHPENRNGADHLLADAYSGHDGSPEMQPAPQNKRRLSLVSNGRYEGSLSEEAVGGQPASEGPQPRVYTISGEPALLPSPEAEAIELAVVKGRRQRERHPHHHSQPLRASPGGSREDVSRSCQSWAGSRQGSKECPGCAQLAPGPSPSPRTFGLDQPPLPEATNRRKKLERMYSVDRVSDDVPIRTWFPKENLFSFHTATTTMQAVFRGYAERKRRKRENDSASVIQRNFRKHLRMVGSRRVKAQSSDLQSSHCTLGEAFEDLDWETEKGLEAVACDTEGFVPPKVMLISSKVPKAEYIPTIIRRDDPSIIPILYDHEHATFEDILEEIEKKLNVYHKGAKIWKMLIFCQGGPGHLYLLKNKVATFAKVEKEEDMIHFWKRLSRLMSKVNPEPNIIHIMGCYILGNPNGEKLFQNLRSLMTPYRVTFESPLELSAQGKQMIETYFDFRLYRLWKSRQHSKLLDFEDVL; encoded by the exons ATgggcgccgccgcctcccggaGGAGGGCGCTCAGGAGCGAGGCCATGTCCTCGGTGGCGGCCAAAGTGCG AGCAGCCCGAGCATTTGGCGAGTACCTGTCCCAGAGTCACCCTGAGAATCGGAATGGTGCAG ACCACCTGCTGGCGGATGCCTACTCTGGCCACGACGGGTCCCCCGAGATGCAGCCTGCCCCCCAGAACAAGCGCCGCCTCTCCCTCGTCTCCAACGGCCGCTACGAGGGCAGCCTCTCAGAGGAGGCTGTTGGTGGGCAGCCGGCCAGTGAGGGCCCCCAGCCCCGTGTGTACACCATCTCTGGGGAGCCGGCCCTTCTGCCCAGCCCGGAGGCCGAGGCCATTGAGCTGGCTGTGGTGAAGGGGCGGAGGCAGCGGGAGCGGCACCCCCACCACCACAGCCAGCCCCTGCGTGCCAGCCCGGGGGGGAGCCGAGAGGACGTCAGCAGGTCCTGCCAGAGCTGGGCAGGCAGCCGCCAGGGCTCTAAGGAGTGTCCTGGATGCGCCCAGCTGGCCCCTGGTCCAAGCCCCTCCCCTCGGACCTTTGGGCTGGACCAGCCACCTCTGCCTGAGGCCACCAACCGCCGCAAGAAGCTGGAGAGGATGTACAGTGTCGATCGTGTGTCTG ATGACGTCCCCATCCGTACCTGGTTCCCCAAGGAAAATCTCTTCAGCTTCCATACAGCAACCACAACTATGCAAGC GGTGTTCAGGGGCTACGCGGAGAGGAAGCGCCGGAAACGGGAGAATGATTCCGCGTCTGTAATCCAGAG GAACTTCCGCAAACACCTGCGCATGGTCGGCAGCCGGAGGGTGAAGGCCCAGA GTAGTGACCTGCAGAGCTCGCACTGCACCCTGGGGGAGGCCTTTGAGGATCTGGACTGGGAGACTGAGAAGGGCCTGGAGGCTGTGGCCTGTGACACCGAGGGCTTTGTGCCCCCCAAGGTCATG CTCATCTCCTCCAAGGTACCCAAAGCTGAATACATCCCGACCATCATCCGCAGGGACGACCCATCCATCATCCCCATCCTCTAT GACCACGAGCATGCGACTTTTGAGGACATCCTGG AGGAAATAGAGAAGAAGCTGAATGTCTACCACAAGGGGGCCAAGATCTGGAAGATGCTGATCTTCTGCCAG GGTGGGCCCGGACACCTGTACCTGCTCAAGAACAAGGTGGCCACGTTTGCCAaagtggagaaagaagaggacaTGATCCA CTTCTGGAAGCGGTTGAGCCGCTTGATGAGCAAAGTGAACCCAGAGCCAAACATCATCCACATCATGGGCTGCTATATTCTGGGGAATCCCAACGGGGAGAAG CTCTTCCAGAATCTCAGGAGCCTCATGACCCCATACAGGGTCACCTTCGAGTCCCCATTGGAGCTGTCAGCCCAAG GGAAGCAGATGATCGAGACCTACTTTGATTTCCGGCTGTACCGCCTGTGGAAGAGCCGCCAGCACTCGAAGCTGCTGGATTTCGAGGACGTGCTCTGA
- the NSMF gene encoding NMDA receptor synaptonuclear signaling and neuronal migration factor isoform X9, with protein MGAAASRRRALRSEAMSSVAAKVRAARAFGEYLSQSHPENRNGADHLLADAYSGHDGSPEMQPAPQNKRRLSLVSNGRYEGSLSEEAVGGQPASEGPQPRVYTISGEPALLPSPEAEAIELAVVKGRRQRERHPHHHSQPLRASPGGSREDVSRSCQSWAGSRQGSKECPGCAQLAPGPSPSPRTFGLDQPPLPEATNRRKKLERMYSVDRVSDDVPIRTWFPKENLFSFHTATTTMQANFRKHLRMVGSRRVKAQSKTPGRWAAFAERRERSFSRSWSDPTPMKADTSHDSRDSSDLQSSHCTLGEAFEDLDWETEKGLEAVACDTEGFVPPKVMLISSKVPKAEYIPTIIRRDDPSIIPILYDHEHATFEDILEEIEKKLNVYHKGAKIWKMLIFCQGGPGHLYLLKNKVATFAKVEKEEDMIHFWKRLSRLMSKVNPEPNIIHIMGCYILGNPNGEKLFQNLRSLMTPYRVTFESPLELSAQGKQMIETYFDFRLYRLWKSRQHSKLLDFEDVL; from the exons ATgggcgccgccgcctcccggaGGAGGGCGCTCAGGAGCGAGGCCATGTCCTCGGTGGCGGCCAAAGTGCG AGCAGCCCGAGCATTTGGCGAGTACCTGTCCCAGAGTCACCCTGAGAATCGGAATGGTGCAG ACCACCTGCTGGCGGATGCCTACTCTGGCCACGACGGGTCCCCCGAGATGCAGCCTGCCCCCCAGAACAAGCGCCGCCTCTCCCTCGTCTCCAACGGCCGCTACGAGGGCAGCCTCTCAGAGGAGGCTGTTGGTGGGCAGCCGGCCAGTGAGGGCCCCCAGCCCCGTGTGTACACCATCTCTGGGGAGCCGGCCCTTCTGCCCAGCCCGGAGGCCGAGGCCATTGAGCTGGCTGTGGTGAAGGGGCGGAGGCAGCGGGAGCGGCACCCCCACCACCACAGCCAGCCCCTGCGTGCCAGCCCGGGGGGGAGCCGAGAGGACGTCAGCAGGTCCTGCCAGAGCTGGGCAGGCAGCCGCCAGGGCTCTAAGGAGTGTCCTGGATGCGCCCAGCTGGCCCCTGGTCCAAGCCCCTCCCCTCGGACCTTTGGGCTGGACCAGCCACCTCTGCCTGAGGCCACCAACCGCCGCAAGAAGCTGGAGAGGATGTACAGTGTCGATCGTGTGTCTG ATGACGTCCCCATCCGTACCTGGTTCCCCAAGGAAAATCTCTTCAGCTTCCATACAGCAACCACAACTATGCAAGC GAACTTCCGCAAACACCTGCGCATGGTCGGCAGCCGGAGGGTGAAGGCCCAGAGTAAGACcccgggcaggtgggcag CGTTCGCTGAGCGGCGGGAGCGGAGCTTCAGCCGGTCCTGGAGCGATCCCACCCCCATGAAAGCCGACACTTCTCACGACTCCCGAGACA GTAGTGACCTGCAGAGCTCGCACTGCACCCTGGGGGAGGCCTTTGAGGATCTGGACTGGGAGACTGAGAAGGGCCTGGAGGCTGTGGCCTGTGACACCGAGGGCTTTGTGCCCCCCAAGGTCATG CTCATCTCCTCCAAGGTACCCAAAGCTGAATACATCCCGACCATCATCCGCAGGGACGACCCATCCATCATCCCCATCCTCTAT GACCACGAGCATGCGACTTTTGAGGACATCCTGG AGGAAATAGAGAAGAAGCTGAATGTCTACCACAAGGGGGCCAAGATCTGGAAGATGCTGATCTTCTGCCAG GGTGGGCCCGGACACCTGTACCTGCTCAAGAACAAGGTGGCCACGTTTGCCAaagtggagaaagaagaggacaTGATCCA CTTCTGGAAGCGGTTGAGCCGCTTGATGAGCAAAGTGAACCCAGAGCCAAACATCATCCACATCATGGGCTGCTATATTCTGGGGAATCCCAACGGGGAGAAG CTCTTCCAGAATCTCAGGAGCCTCATGACCCCATACAGGGTCACCTTCGAGTCCCCATTGGAGCTGTCAGCCCAAG GGAAGCAGATGATCGAGACCTACTTTGATTTCCGGCTGTACCGCCTGTGGAAGAGCCGCCAGCACTCGAAGCTGCTGGATTTCGAGGACGTGCTCTGA
- the NSMF gene encoding NMDA receptor synaptonuclear signaling and neuronal migration factor isoform X12 — protein MGAAASRRRALRSEAMSSVAAKVRAARAFGEYLSQSHPENRNGADHLLADAYSGHDGSPEMQPAPQNKRRLSLVSNGRYEGSLSEEAVGGQPASEGPQPRVYTISGEPALLPSPEAEAIELAVVKGRRQRERHPHHHSQPLRASPGGSREDVSRSCQSWAGSRQGSKECPGCAQLAPGPSPSPRTFGLDQPPLPEATNRRKKLERMYSVDRVSDDVPIRTWFPKENLFSFHTATTTMQANFRKHLRMVGSRRVKAQTFAERRERSFSRSWSDPTPMKADTSHDSRDSSDLQSSHCTLGEAFEDLDWETEKGLEAVACDTEGFVPPKVMLISSKVPKAEYIPTIIRRDDPSIIPILYDHEHATFEDILEEIEKKLNVYHKGAKIWKMLIFCQGGPGHLYLLKNKVATFAKVEKEEDMIHFWKRLSRLMSKVNPEPNIIHIMGCYILGNPNGEKLFQNLRSLMTPYRVTFESPLELSAQGKQMIETYFDFRLYRLWKSRQHSKLLDFEDVL, from the exons ATgggcgccgccgcctcccggaGGAGGGCGCTCAGGAGCGAGGCCATGTCCTCGGTGGCGGCCAAAGTGCG AGCAGCCCGAGCATTTGGCGAGTACCTGTCCCAGAGTCACCCTGAGAATCGGAATGGTGCAG ACCACCTGCTGGCGGATGCCTACTCTGGCCACGACGGGTCCCCCGAGATGCAGCCTGCCCCCCAGAACAAGCGCCGCCTCTCCCTCGTCTCCAACGGCCGCTACGAGGGCAGCCTCTCAGAGGAGGCTGTTGGTGGGCAGCCGGCCAGTGAGGGCCCCCAGCCCCGTGTGTACACCATCTCTGGGGAGCCGGCCCTTCTGCCCAGCCCGGAGGCCGAGGCCATTGAGCTGGCTGTGGTGAAGGGGCGGAGGCAGCGGGAGCGGCACCCCCACCACCACAGCCAGCCCCTGCGTGCCAGCCCGGGGGGGAGCCGAGAGGACGTCAGCAGGTCCTGCCAGAGCTGGGCAGGCAGCCGCCAGGGCTCTAAGGAGTGTCCTGGATGCGCCCAGCTGGCCCCTGGTCCAAGCCCCTCCCCTCGGACCTTTGGGCTGGACCAGCCACCTCTGCCTGAGGCCACCAACCGCCGCAAGAAGCTGGAGAGGATGTACAGTGTCGATCGTGTGTCTG ATGACGTCCCCATCCGTACCTGGTTCCCCAAGGAAAATCTCTTCAGCTTCCATACAGCAACCACAACTATGCAAGC GAACTTCCGCAAACACCTGCGCATGGTCGGCAGCCGGAGGGTGAAGGCCCAGA CGTTCGCTGAGCGGCGGGAGCGGAGCTTCAGCCGGTCCTGGAGCGATCCCACCCCCATGAAAGCCGACACTTCTCACGACTCCCGAGACA GTAGTGACCTGCAGAGCTCGCACTGCACCCTGGGGGAGGCCTTTGAGGATCTGGACTGGGAGACTGAGAAGGGCCTGGAGGCTGTGGCCTGTGACACCGAGGGCTTTGTGCCCCCCAAGGTCATG CTCATCTCCTCCAAGGTACCCAAAGCTGAATACATCCCGACCATCATCCGCAGGGACGACCCATCCATCATCCCCATCCTCTAT GACCACGAGCATGCGACTTTTGAGGACATCCTGG AGGAAATAGAGAAGAAGCTGAATGTCTACCACAAGGGGGCCAAGATCTGGAAGATGCTGATCTTCTGCCAG GGTGGGCCCGGACACCTGTACCTGCTCAAGAACAAGGTGGCCACGTTTGCCAaagtggagaaagaagaggacaTGATCCA CTTCTGGAAGCGGTTGAGCCGCTTGATGAGCAAAGTGAACCCAGAGCCAAACATCATCCACATCATGGGCTGCTATATTCTGGGGAATCCCAACGGGGAGAAG CTCTTCCAGAATCTCAGGAGCCTCATGACCCCATACAGGGTCACCTTCGAGTCCCCATTGGAGCTGTCAGCCCAAG GGAAGCAGATGATCGAGACCTACTTTGATTTCCGGCTGTACCGCCTGTGGAAGAGCCGCCAGCACTCGAAGCTGCTGGATTTCGAGGACGTGCTCTGA
- the NSMF gene encoding NMDA receptor synaptonuclear signaling and neuronal migration factor isoform X17 gives MGAAASRRRALRSEAMSSVAAKVRAARAFGEYLSQSHPENRNGADHLLADAYSGHDGSPEMQPAPQNKRRLSLVSNGRYEGSLSEEAVGGQPASEGPQPRVYTISGEPALLPSPEAEAIELAVVKGRRQRERHPHHHSQPLRASPGGSREDVSRSCQSWAGSRQGSKECPGCAQLAPGPSPSPRTFGLDQPPLPEATNRRKKLERMYSVDRVSDDVPIRTWFPKENLFSFHTATTTMQANFRKHLRMVGSRRVKAQSSDLQSSHCTLGEAFEDLDWETEKGLEAVACDTEGFVPPKVMLISSKVPKAEYIPTIIRRDDPSIIPILYDHEHATFEDILEEIEKKLNVYHKGAKIWKMLIFCQGGPGHLYLLKNKVATFAKVEKEEDMIHFWKRLSRLMSKVNPEPNIIHIMGCYILGNPNGEKLFQNLRSLMTPYRVTFESPLELSAQGKQMIETYFDFRLYRLWKSRQHSKLLDFEDVL, from the exons ATgggcgccgccgcctcccggaGGAGGGCGCTCAGGAGCGAGGCCATGTCCTCGGTGGCGGCCAAAGTGCG AGCAGCCCGAGCATTTGGCGAGTACCTGTCCCAGAGTCACCCTGAGAATCGGAATGGTGCAG ACCACCTGCTGGCGGATGCCTACTCTGGCCACGACGGGTCCCCCGAGATGCAGCCTGCCCCCCAGAACAAGCGCCGCCTCTCCCTCGTCTCCAACGGCCGCTACGAGGGCAGCCTCTCAGAGGAGGCTGTTGGTGGGCAGCCGGCCAGTGAGGGCCCCCAGCCCCGTGTGTACACCATCTCTGGGGAGCCGGCCCTTCTGCCCAGCCCGGAGGCCGAGGCCATTGAGCTGGCTGTGGTGAAGGGGCGGAGGCAGCGGGAGCGGCACCCCCACCACCACAGCCAGCCCCTGCGTGCCAGCCCGGGGGGGAGCCGAGAGGACGTCAGCAGGTCCTGCCAGAGCTGGGCAGGCAGCCGCCAGGGCTCTAAGGAGTGTCCTGGATGCGCCCAGCTGGCCCCTGGTCCAAGCCCCTCCCCTCGGACCTTTGGGCTGGACCAGCCACCTCTGCCTGAGGCCACCAACCGCCGCAAGAAGCTGGAGAGGATGTACAGTGTCGATCGTGTGTCTG ATGACGTCCCCATCCGTACCTGGTTCCCCAAGGAAAATCTCTTCAGCTTCCATACAGCAACCACAACTATGCAAGC GAACTTCCGCAAACACCTGCGCATGGTCGGCAGCCGGAGGGTGAAGGCCCAGA GTAGTGACCTGCAGAGCTCGCACTGCACCCTGGGGGAGGCCTTTGAGGATCTGGACTGGGAGACTGAGAAGGGCCTGGAGGCTGTGGCCTGTGACACCGAGGGCTTTGTGCCCCCCAAGGTCATG CTCATCTCCTCCAAGGTACCCAAAGCTGAATACATCCCGACCATCATCCGCAGGGACGACCCATCCATCATCCCCATCCTCTAT GACCACGAGCATGCGACTTTTGAGGACATCCTGG AGGAAATAGAGAAGAAGCTGAATGTCTACCACAAGGGGGCCAAGATCTGGAAGATGCTGATCTTCTGCCAG GGTGGGCCCGGACACCTGTACCTGCTCAAGAACAAGGTGGCCACGTTTGCCAaagtggagaaagaagaggacaTGATCCA CTTCTGGAAGCGGTTGAGCCGCTTGATGAGCAAAGTGAACCCAGAGCCAAACATCATCCACATCATGGGCTGCTATATTCTGGGGAATCCCAACGGGGAGAAG CTCTTCCAGAATCTCAGGAGCCTCATGACCCCATACAGGGTCACCTTCGAGTCCCCATTGGAGCTGTCAGCCCAAG GGAAGCAGATGATCGAGACCTACTTTGATTTCCGGCTGTACCGCCTGTGGAAGAGCCGCCAGCACTCGAAGCTGCTGGATTTCGAGGACGTGCTCTGA
- the NSMF gene encoding NMDA receptor synaptonuclear signaling and neuronal migration factor isoform X3, with the protein MGAAASRRRALRSEAMSSVAAKVRAARAFGEYLSQSHPENRNGADHLLADAYSGHDGSPEMQPAPQNKRRLSLVSNGRYEGSLSEEAVGGQPASEGPQPRVYTISGEPALLPSPEAEAIELAVVKGRRQRERHPHHHSQPLRASPGGSREDVSRSCQSWAGSRQGSKECPGCAQLAPGPSPSPRTFGLDQPPLPEATNRRKKLERMYSVDRVSDDVPIRTWFPKENLFSFHTATTTMQAISADSWWFPRVFRGYAERKRRKRENDSASVIQRNFRKHLRMVGSRRVKAQTFAERRERSFSRSWSDPTPMKADTSHDSRDSSDLQSSHCTLGEAFEDLDWETEKGLEAVACDTEGFVPPKVMLISSKVPKAEYIPTIIRRDDPSIIPILYDHEHATFEDILEEIEKKLNVYHKGAKIWKMLIFCQGGPGHLYLLKNKVATFAKVEKEEDMIHFWKRLSRLMSKVNPEPNIIHIMGCYILGNPNGEKLFQNLRSLMTPYRVTFESPLELSAQGKQMIETYFDFRLYRLWKSRQHSKLLDFEDVL; encoded by the exons ATgggcgccgccgcctcccggaGGAGGGCGCTCAGGAGCGAGGCCATGTCCTCGGTGGCGGCCAAAGTGCG AGCAGCCCGAGCATTTGGCGAGTACCTGTCCCAGAGTCACCCTGAGAATCGGAATGGTGCAG ACCACCTGCTGGCGGATGCCTACTCTGGCCACGACGGGTCCCCCGAGATGCAGCCTGCCCCCCAGAACAAGCGCCGCCTCTCCCTCGTCTCCAACGGCCGCTACGAGGGCAGCCTCTCAGAGGAGGCTGTTGGTGGGCAGCCGGCCAGTGAGGGCCCCCAGCCCCGTGTGTACACCATCTCTGGGGAGCCGGCCCTTCTGCCCAGCCCGGAGGCCGAGGCCATTGAGCTGGCTGTGGTGAAGGGGCGGAGGCAGCGGGAGCGGCACCCCCACCACCACAGCCAGCCCCTGCGTGCCAGCCCGGGGGGGAGCCGAGAGGACGTCAGCAGGTCCTGCCAGAGCTGGGCAGGCAGCCGCCAGGGCTCTAAGGAGTGTCCTGGATGCGCCCAGCTGGCCCCTGGTCCAAGCCCCTCCCCTCGGACCTTTGGGCTGGACCAGCCACCTCTGCCTGAGGCCACCAACCGCCGCAAGAAGCTGGAGAGGATGTACAGTGTCGATCGTGTGTCTG ATGACGTCCCCATCCGTACCTGGTTCCCCAAGGAAAATCTCTTCAGCTTCCATACAGCAACCACAACTATGCAAGC CATCTC TGCTGACTCGTGGTGGTTTCCCAGGGTGTTCAGGGGCTACGCGGAGAGGAAGCGCCGGAAACGGGAGAATGATTCCGCGTCTGTAATCCAGAG GAACTTCCGCAAACACCTGCGCATGGTCGGCAGCCGGAGGGTGAAGGCCCAGA CGTTCGCTGAGCGGCGGGAGCGGAGCTTCAGCCGGTCCTGGAGCGATCCCACCCCCATGAAAGCCGACACTTCTCACGACTCCCGAGACA GTAGTGACCTGCAGAGCTCGCACTGCACCCTGGGGGAGGCCTTTGAGGATCTGGACTGGGAGACTGAGAAGGGCCTGGAGGCTGTGGCCTGTGACACCGAGGGCTTTGTGCCCCCCAAGGTCATG CTCATCTCCTCCAAGGTACCCAAAGCTGAATACATCCCGACCATCATCCGCAGGGACGACCCATCCATCATCCCCATCCTCTAT GACCACGAGCATGCGACTTTTGAGGACATCCTGG AGGAAATAGAGAAGAAGCTGAATGTCTACCACAAGGGGGCCAAGATCTGGAAGATGCTGATCTTCTGCCAG GGTGGGCCCGGACACCTGTACCTGCTCAAGAACAAGGTGGCCACGTTTGCCAaagtggagaaagaagaggacaTGATCCA CTTCTGGAAGCGGTTGAGCCGCTTGATGAGCAAAGTGAACCCAGAGCCAAACATCATCCACATCATGGGCTGCTATATTCTGGGGAATCCCAACGGGGAGAAG CTCTTCCAGAATCTCAGGAGCCTCATGACCCCATACAGGGTCACCTTCGAGTCCCCATTGGAGCTGTCAGCCCAAG GGAAGCAGATGATCGAGACCTACTTTGATTTCCGGCTGTACCGCCTGTGGAAGAGCCGCCAGCACTCGAAGCTGCTGGATTTCGAGGACGTGCTCTGA